A single region of the Kwoniella botswanensis chromosome 1, complete sequence genome encodes:
- a CDS encoding histone H3 has product MARTKQTARKSTGGKAPRKQLATKAARKSTSKTQGAVTSGGVKKPHRYRPGTVALREIRRYQKSTELLIRKLPFQRLVREIAQDFKTDLRFQSSAVLALQEASEAYLVSLFEDTNLAAIHAKRVTIQPKDLQLARRLRGERS; this is encoded by the exons ATGGCCCGAACCAAGCAAACCGCTCGAAAATCCACCGGTGGTAAAGCCCCAAGAAAGCAAC TCGCTACCAAGGCTGCTCGAAAATCCACTTCCAAGACCCAAGGAGCCGTTACCTCAGGTGGTGTCAAGAAGCCTCACAGATACAGACCTGGTACTGTCGCTCTTAGAGAAATCAGACGATACC AAAAATCCACTGAGCTCCTTATCCGAAAACTCCCTTTCCAGCGATTAGTCAGAGAAATCGCTCAAGACTTCAAGACTGACTTGCGATTCCAATCTTCCGCCGTTCTCGCTCTTCAAGAAGCCTCTGAAGCTTACCTCGTCTCTCTC TTCGAGGACACCAACCTTGCTGCCATCCACGCTAAGAGAGTTACCATCCAACCTAAGGATCTTCAACTCGCCCGAAGACTCCGAGGTGAACGATCATAA